A genomic stretch from Bradyrhizobium quebecense includes:
- a CDS encoding ABC transporter permease has protein sequence MSTYSVSDTTAATAPRAAVMFSNLSGSYGVGLAATLAWLAFGLSCLYWPDVGDWSRTQSLGIGAIVIAAFILFGTFSADYLGGAGQALRKRAPWLVAFGAFVTLWEVATAKFAWLPLPFFPPPQSILEVYTDDLPKLLDSVFASIKLQLGGYIIGATVGFITGVSIGWSQKIGYWVHPVLRFIGPLPATAWLPIAFFTFPSSWSASTFLIALATGFPVTVLTWSGVASVSTAYYDVARTLGAKPSFLVLKVAIPAALPHVFVGLFMGLGSSFAVLVVAEMIGVKAGLGWYLQWAQGWAAYANMYAALIVMSLLCSGAITLLFRTRDRLLVWQKGVVKW, from the coding sequence ATGTCGACGTATTCAGTGTCTGACACGACGGCCGCGACCGCGCCGCGCGCTGCGGTCATGTTCTCGAACCTCTCCGGCAGCTATGGCGTTGGCCTCGCGGCAACACTCGCCTGGCTCGCGTTCGGGCTGTCGTGCCTCTATTGGCCCGATGTCGGCGACTGGTCGCGGACCCAATCGCTCGGCATCGGCGCGATCGTCATCGCGGCCTTTATCCTGTTCGGTACGTTCAGCGCGGATTATCTCGGCGGCGCCGGGCAGGCGCTGCGCAAGCGTGCGCCATGGCTGGTGGCCTTCGGCGCCTTCGTGACGCTGTGGGAGGTCGCCACCGCGAAATTCGCCTGGCTGCCGCTGCCGTTCTTCCCGCCGCCGCAGTCGATCCTCGAGGTCTACACCGACGATTTGCCAAAACTGCTCGACAGCGTGTTCGCCTCGATCAAGTTGCAGCTTGGCGGCTACATCATCGGCGCGACCGTCGGCTTCATCACGGGCGTCTCGATCGGCTGGTCGCAGAAGATCGGCTACTGGGTGCATCCGGTGCTGCGCTTCATCGGTCCGCTGCCCGCCACCGCCTGGCTGCCGATCGCCTTCTTCACCTTCCCGTCGAGCTGGAGCGCCTCGACCTTCCTGATTGCGCTCGCCACCGGATTCCCGGTGACGGTGCTGACCTGGTCGGGCGTGGCGAGCGTCAGCACCGCCTACTACGACGTCGCGCGCACGCTTGGCGCCAAGCCGTCGTTCCTGGTGCTGAAGGTCGCGATCCCTGCCGCGCTGCCGCACGTGTTCGTCGGCCTGTTCATGGGGCTTGGTTCGTCCTTTGCCGTGCTCGTGGTCGCCGAGATGATCGGCGTCAAGGCCGGCCTCGGCTGGTACCTGCAATGGGCGCAGGGCTGGGCGGCCTATGCCAACATGTACGCGGCGCTGATCGTGATGTCGCTGCTCTGCTCCGGCGCGATCACGCTATTGTTCCGGACCCGCGACCGCCTGCTGGTCTGGCAGAAGGGCGTCGTCAAATGGTAG
- a CDS encoding acyl-CoA dehydrogenase family protein has protein sequence MVTTAARELPPANQPEHIARALRLAEVLAARAPAHDRDASFPFENFSDLSREGLLALTVPAVSGGGGAGARDATRVLGIIGKADPSTALVLSMHYIQHLVMARSTRWPGRLARKLARETVEGVALINALRVEPELGSPARGGLPATTARRTETGWRLTGRKIYSTGAPILKWYVVWAKTDEPEPRVGQFLVPAGLPGTRIEETWDHLGLRASGSHTVVFDDVVFPLDYEIDVRRPDDWKVPDVTQATVHAIFVAAIYDGIARAARDWLVKFLKERVPANLGAPLATVPRIQEVVGYIEARLAVNARLIDSFAADFDSGFPLSAIESNIIKLTVTNNAAAVVEDALSLTSNHGLSRTNPLERHYRDVLCGRIHTPQDDATRVSAGRSALGV, from the coding sequence ATGGTGACGACCGCGGCCAGGGAGCTGCCGCCGGCGAACCAGCCGGAGCACATTGCGCGCGCGTTGCGGCTCGCCGAAGTGCTTGCCGCGCGTGCGCCCGCGCATGATCGCGATGCCAGCTTTCCCTTCGAGAATTTTTCTGACCTGTCGCGCGAAGGGCTGCTGGCGCTGACCGTGCCGGCGGTATCAGGCGGGGGCGGCGCGGGCGCGCGCGATGCCACGCGCGTGCTCGGCATCATCGGCAAGGCCGATCCGTCGACCGCGCTGGTGCTGTCGATGCATTACATCCAGCATCTCGTGATGGCGCGCAGCACGCGCTGGCCCGGCCGGCTGGCGCGCAAGCTCGCCAGGGAGACGGTCGAGGGCGTGGCGCTGATCAACGCGTTGCGCGTCGAGCCCGAGCTCGGCTCACCCGCGCGCGGCGGCCTGCCGGCGACCACGGCGCGCCGCACCGAAACCGGCTGGCGGCTGACCGGCCGCAAGATCTATTCGACCGGGGCGCCGATTCTGAAATGGTACGTGGTCTGGGCCAAAACCGACGAGCCGGAGCCCCGTGTCGGACAATTTCTGGTTCCGGCCGGATTGCCGGGAACGCGGATCGAGGAGACCTGGGATCATCTCGGCCTGCGCGCCAGCGGCAGCCACACCGTGGTCTTCGACGACGTGGTGTTTCCGCTGGACTATGAGATCGACGTCCGCAGGCCCGACGACTGGAAGGTTCCTGACGTCACCCAGGCGACTGTGCACGCGATCTTCGTCGCCGCGATCTATGACGGCATTGCGCGTGCGGCGCGCGACTGGCTGGTCAAGTTCCTCAAGGAACGGGTGCCGGCCAATCTCGGCGCGCCGCTGGCGACCGTGCCGCGCATCCAGGAGGTTGTCGGCTACATCGAGGCGCGGCTTGCCGTCAATGCCCGCCTGATCGACAGCTTTGCGGCCGATTTCGATAGCGGCTTCCCGCTGTCCGCGATCGAGTCTAACATCATCAAGCTGACGGTGACCAATAACGCCGCAGCAGTGGTGGAGGATGCCTTGTCGCTGACCAGCAATCACGGCCTGTCGCGAACCAATCCGCTGGAGCGGCATTACCGCGACGTGCTGTGCGGCCGCATCCATACCCCGCAAGACGATGCCACCCGTGTCTCCGCCGGGCGTTCCGCGCTGGGCGTCTGA
- a CDS encoding IS4 family transposase → MSTAVCLPPPQALSHSHIWVAISGKAGFSIGRQAGGGFDGRGGIWTGTIWRSSPGKRGARLHAALVARPGSCIRRLGEDRAGEMQFRRLLHNPSVTAAEMSRHAGDLTGQRAAGRHVVVAQDTSELILGGRRSRQCYGPVAKGNAAGLLLHVALAVEAETQGLLGLVSMQVWNRNREELAPRRKRATAAKESQRWIESSERAGEVLAAAASVTMVSDRESDFYELFVKRPQNVELVVRACQNRRIEGSEEDPDLLFTFIDAQAEQGRVAMTVPAAPGRRARDTEFAVRFAPVAVCRPLHGADPTLPETVHLTLVDVREVSEPKDGSAPVHWRLLTTHAVATLNDARQVVGFYRTRWVIEEFFRTLKTAGFDIEEADIGDPQAMINFVAAAAVAAITIKQLVQARDGNTDQLLSDAFEPDDQPILEAVSARLEGKTERQRNPHPKGSLAFVAWVIARLGGWTGYYGKPGPKVIRIGLAKFHAIKYGANLRLQNV, encoded by the coding sequence GTGAGTACCGCCGTCTGTCTCCCTCCCCCGCAAGCGCTATCGCATTCACACATCTGGGTTGCGATTAGCGGTAAAGCGGGATTCTCTATCGGTAGGCAAGCCGGTGGAGGTTTTGATGGCCGGGGTGGCATATGGACTGGGACGATTTGGCGATCGTCGCCTGGAAAAAGGGGGGCGCGGCTGCATGCGGCGCTGGTGGCCCGGCCTGGCTCGTGCATCCGCCGCCTCGGTGAGGACCGTGCGGGCGAGATGCAGTTTCGCCGGCTTCTTCACAATCCGTCGGTGACGGCCGCAGAGATGTCACGGCATGCCGGAGACCTCACCGGGCAGCGAGCGGCTGGTCGGCATGTTGTTGTCGCACAGGACACGTCGGAATTGATCTTGGGCGGCCGGCGGTCGCGACAATGCTACGGACCGGTCGCCAAAGGCAATGCCGCGGGTTTGTTGCTGCATGTGGCACTGGCGGTAGAGGCCGAGACGCAAGGGTTGCTCGGTCTGGTCTCGATGCAGGTCTGGAACCGTAACCGAGAGGAGTTGGCACCACGGCGCAAGCGGGCGACGGCGGCTAAGGAATCGCAACGATGGATCGAGAGCAGCGAACGGGCGGGTGAGGTACTGGCTGCGGCGGCCAGCGTCACGATGGTATCGGACCGCGAAAGCGACTTTTACGAACTGTTCGTGAAGCGTCCGCAAAACGTCGAATTGGTTGTGAGGGCCTGCCAGAATCGGCGGATCGAGGGGTCCGAAGAAGACCCGGATTTGCTGTTCACCTTCATCGACGCCCAGGCCGAACAAGGGCGCGTTGCCATGACGGTCCCCGCCGCACCAGGACGGCGCGCGCGCGATACCGAGTTCGCAGTGCGCTTCGCGCCGGTGGCCGTATGCCGGCCGCTCCATGGAGCCGATCCGACGTTGCCCGAGACGGTTCACCTGACGCTGGTCGATGTCCGCGAGGTATCGGAGCCGAAAGACGGTAGCGCACCTGTGCATTGGCGGCTTTTGACTACCCACGCTGTCGCTACATTGAACGACGCGCGTCAAGTGGTCGGCTTCTACCGGACGCGTTGGGTGATCGAGGAGTTCTTCCGTACGCTCAAGACGGCAGGCTTCGATATAGAGGAAGCCGATATCGGCGACCCGCAGGCCATGATCAACTTCGTCGCTGCTGCAGCCGTTGCGGCCATCACCATCAAGCAACTCGTCCAGGCCCGCGACGGCAACACGGATCAGCTCCTGAGCGATGCCTTCGAGCCGGACGACCAACCCATCCTCGAAGCCGTCTCCGCCCGGCTCGAAGGCAAGACCGAGCGGCAACGCAATCCGCACCCGAAGGGATCCCTGGCCTTTGTCGCTTGGGTCATCGCACGCCTCGGCGGCTGGACCGGCTACTACGGCAAGCCGGGTCCCAAAGTCATCCGCATCGGCCTTGCCAAGTTCCACGCCATCAAATACGGCGCCAATCTAAGGCTTCAGAATGTGTGA
- a CDS encoding LLM class flavin-dependent oxidoreductase, giving the protein MPVEFIGFITNNNASETIVRSGPVLDPPYIETVAKAHELAGFDRALLAFHSTTPDALQVAQHVLTITKQLKVMIAQRPGFTAPTLLARQLATLDQFYGGRVSLHVITGGNAIELRQDGNTLDDKDERYARTSEFLDVVRLEWTSEKPFNYSGKYYNVENGFSQVKPLQKGGIYTFVGGGSDAAVEVAGKHADTFALWGESYAQVRDVTARVRAAAAKHGRPTPRFSLSVRPILADTEGKAWAKAEHILERATALQDQTGYRRPNHATDGAKRLLALADQGTRIDKRLWTEIAKLTGANSNTTALVGTPEQVAEVFADYYDLGVSHFLIRGFDPLVDAIDYGRELIPLTRKLIEARDQQRGIAAE; this is encoded by the coding sequence ATGCCGGTCGAGTTCATCGGCTTCATCACCAACAACAATGCCTCCGAGACCATCGTTCGCTCAGGCCCGGTGCTCGATCCGCCCTATATCGAGACCGTCGCCAAGGCCCATGAGCTCGCCGGCTTCGACCGCGCGCTGCTGGCGTTCCACTCGACCACGCCGGATGCGCTGCAGGTCGCGCAGCATGTGCTGACCATCACCAAGCAGCTCAAGGTGATGATCGCGCAGCGTCCGGGCTTCACCGCGCCGACGCTGTTGGCGCGCCAGCTCGCGACGCTGGATCAGTTCTATGGCGGCCGCGTCTCGCTGCACGTCATCACCGGCGGCAACGCCATCGAGCTGCGCCAGGATGGCAACACGCTCGACGACAAGGACGAGCGCTACGCCCGCACCAGCGAATTTCTCGACGTGGTGCGGCTGGAATGGACCAGCGAGAAGCCGTTCAACTACAGCGGCAAGTACTACAACGTCGAGAACGGCTTCTCGCAGGTGAAGCCGTTGCAGAAGGGCGGCATCTACACCTTTGTCGGCGGCGGCTCGGATGCCGCGGTCGAGGTCGCAGGCAAGCATGCGGACACCTTCGCGCTGTGGGGGGAATCCTACGCGCAGGTGCGGGACGTCACCGCGCGGGTGCGCGCGGCCGCGGCCAAGCACGGCCGGCCGACGCCGCGCTTCAGCCTGTCGGTACGGCCGATCCTGGCCGACACCGAGGGGAAGGCATGGGCGAAGGCAGAGCATATCCTCGAGCGCGCCACTGCGCTGCAGGACCAGACCGGTTACCGCCGGCCCAACCATGCGACCGACGGCGCCAAGCGGCTCTTGGCGCTGGCCGATCAGGGCACGCGGATCGACAAGCGGCTGTGGACCGAGATCGCAAAGCTTACCGGCGCCAACAGCAACACCACCGCGCTGGTCGGTACGCCCGAGCAGGTCGCCGAGGTGTTCGCCGATTACTACGATCTTGGCGTCAGCCATTTCCTGATCCGCGGCTTCGATCCGCTGGTCGATGCCATCGACTATGGCCGCGAGCTGATTCCGCTGACCCGCAAGCTGATCGAAGCACGCGACCAGCAGCGGGGGATCGCCGCCGAATGA
- a CDS encoding CmcJ/NvfI family oxidoreductase yields the protein MGLQETRIESLPFVTAELNYLAPTPGKPRTYAFDPPPGEPKSTALPEAHNVPVFDGRLIADSFSLDREGFALVKHPTIVKDYYDDNEVRNVYYPAVEAFLKATLKADRVFIFDHTVRKRVEGAADIRGGGPRQPATRVHVDQTAVSGHNRVFEHLPDEAEQLVKGRVQVINLWRPIRGPLRDSPLAMADGTTVAPEDLIASDLIYPNRSGETYSVKYNPNHRWFYIPEMMPDEAILLKCYDSATDGRTRFGPHTAFVDPTTPADAAPRESIELRTLVFHKH from the coding sequence GTGGGCCTTCAAGAAACTCGCATCGAGTCGCTGCCGTTTGTGACCGCTGAACTGAATTATCTCGCGCCGACGCCGGGCAAGCCCCGGACTTACGCTTTCGATCCGCCGCCCGGCGAACCCAAATCCACCGCACTGCCCGAAGCTCACAATGTCCCGGTCTTTGACGGGCGCCTGATCGCCGACAGCTTCTCGCTCGACCGCGAGGGCTTTGCGCTGGTCAAGCATCCGACCATCGTGAAGGACTATTACGACGACAACGAAGTCCGCAATGTCTACTATCCCGCCGTCGAGGCCTTCCTCAAGGCGACGCTGAAGGCGGATCGCGTCTTCATCTTCGACCACACCGTGCGCAAGCGCGTCGAAGGTGCAGCGGACATTCGTGGCGGCGGCCCGCGCCAGCCCGCGACCCGCGTCCATGTCGACCAGACCGCCGTGTCCGGCCACAATCGGGTGTTCGAGCATTTGCCTGACGAGGCCGAGCAGCTCGTCAAGGGCCGCGTCCAGGTGATCAATCTGTGGCGCCCGATCCGCGGCCCCCTGCGCGATTCACCGCTCGCGATGGCCGACGGCACCACGGTCGCGCCGGAGGATCTGATCGCCTCCGACCTGATCTACCCGAACCGCAGCGGCGAGACCTATTCGGTGAAGTACAATCCGAACCATCGCTGGTTCTACATTCCCGAGATGATGCCGGACGAGGCGATCCTGCTGAAATGCTACGACTCGGCGACCGACGGCCGGACGCGGTTTGGACCGCACACGGCCTTCGTCGATCCGACCACGCCGGCAGATGCCGCGCCGCGCGAGAGCATCGAGCTCCGCACGCTGGTGTTCCATAAGCATTGA
- a CDS encoding ABC transporter substrate-binding protein: MIRLIVAAALALAAIDAAVAQTTLRVGDQKGNSQAVMEAAGVLKDVPYKIEWKEFAAAAPLLEALGAGAIDTGLVGDAPFTFAAAARIPVKAIAAVRQSRDGLAVVVPENSAIKSFDDLRGKKIATGRGSIGHQLILAALESKGWQASDVQIVFLAPSDAKVAYMQGAVDAWSTWEPYVSQEEVLFKSRRVITADGITPGLGFQVATPDAIKGKRVELEDFVRRLAAARAWSQNNVEGYAATWGRLMNIPPAVPLNWLARAKIRIAPIDDSVVADEQKTIDLYDRWGLIRQKINAADIVDRSFGAAVEKGAGL; the protein is encoded by the coding sequence ATGATCCGCCTCATTGTCGCGGCGGCGCTTGCGCTCGCCGCCATCGACGCGGCCGTCGCGCAGACCACGCTGCGCGTCGGCGACCAGAAGGGCAATTCGCAGGCCGTGATGGAAGCGGCCGGCGTGCTCAAGGACGTTCCCTACAAGATCGAATGGAAGGAGTTCGCCGCCGCGGCGCCGCTGCTGGAGGCGCTTGGGGCGGGTGCGATCGACACCGGCCTGGTCGGCGATGCGCCGTTTACGTTCGCGGCCGCCGCCAGGATTCCGGTGAAGGCGATCGCCGCCGTGCGGCAGTCGCGCGACGGGCTCGCAGTCGTGGTGCCGGAGAATTCCGCGATCAAGAGCTTTGACGATCTGCGCGGCAAGAAGATCGCAACCGGCCGCGGCTCGATCGGCCATCAGCTGATCCTGGCCGCGCTGGAATCGAAGGGCTGGCAGGCGAGCGACGTGCAGATCGTGTTCCTGGCGCCGTCGGATGCCAAGGTCGCCTACATGCAGGGCGCTGTCGACGCGTGGTCGACCTGGGAGCCCTATGTCAGCCAGGAGGAGGTGCTGTTCAAGTCGCGCCGCGTCATCACGGCCGACGGCATCACGCCCGGCCTCGGATTCCAGGTTGCGACGCCTGATGCGATCAAGGGCAAGCGCGTCGAGCTCGAGGATTTCGTGCGTCGCCTCGCGGCCGCGCGCGCATGGTCGCAGAACAATGTCGAAGGCTACGCTGCGACCTGGGGCAGGCTGATGAACATCCCGCCCGCGGTGCCGCTGAACTGGCTGGCGCGCGCCAAGATCCGCATCGCGCCGATCGACGACAGCGTGGTGGCCGACGAGCAGAAGACCATCGATCTCTACGACCGCTGGGGCCTGATCCGGCAGAAGATCAACGCCGCCGATATCGTCGATCGGTCGTTTGGTGCGGCCGTCGAGAAGGGTGCAGGCTTGTAA
- a CDS encoding MFS transporter, producing MDGVVTKEAAGIGFRALVLALLALACGHMLSTLLRTIPAISLDLMARDFGTSPQALASLTSIYHFSFAASQIPVGAAMDRFGVRPVSLSLLGGTVVGTLVSALATGPASFVLGQLMLGIATSGMLMCPMTLAAKQMSAAKFGLWSGLILSIGNIGMLLSASPLAFVVDQFGWRAGFWGSAGFGIVVLIAVFALVPRQPAAHADDSSPLQQMAEVLRLGLSRGLRGLIALSLVSLGASLVLRGLWGGPWLMDMKGLSRIEAGNVLGLFTLAMIIGPACIGAIDRRFGHRRTMVASTHAVAALLLVLMAAGAPHFLVSNLLGVAVMPVRYDLVLLILIGFATSAQPLIYGMTRQLVDAQNTGKALSSVNLAFFLGAALLQFSTAGVAALFGLPAVLLFIAGALVIGIVLFLIYTRAATA from the coding sequence ATGGACGGCGTGGTGACGAAGGAAGCAGCAGGGATCGGGTTCCGCGCCCTGGTTCTTGCGCTTCTGGCATTGGCCTGCGGCCACATGCTGTCGACGCTGCTGCGCACGATCCCCGCGATCAGCCTCGATCTGATGGCGCGGGATTTCGGCACCTCGCCGCAGGCGCTGGCGAGCCTCACCTCGATCTATCACTTCTCCTTTGCCGCCTCGCAAATCCCGGTCGGCGCTGCGATGGATCGTTTCGGCGTGCGGCCGGTGTCGCTGAGCCTTCTCGGAGGTACTGTGGTCGGGACACTGGTTTCGGCGCTCGCCACGGGGCCCGCGAGCTTCGTGCTCGGGCAACTCATGCTCGGCATCGCCACCTCGGGCATGCTGATGTGCCCGATGACGCTGGCGGCCAAGCAGATGTCGGCGGCGAAGTTCGGCCTGTGGTCCGGCCTGATCCTGTCGATCGGCAATATCGGCATGCTGCTGTCGGCCAGCCCGCTGGCCTTCGTGGTCGATCAGTTCGGCTGGCGCGCCGGCTTCTGGGGCTCGGCCGGTTTCGGCATTGTCGTGCTGATCGCGGTATTCGCGCTGGTGCCGCGGCAGCCGGCGGCGCATGCGGATGATTCCTCGCCGTTGCAGCAGATGGCCGAGGTGCTGCGGCTCGGCCTGTCGCGCGGCCTGCGCGGATTGATCGCGCTGTCGCTGGTGTCGCTCGGCGCCTCGCTGGTGCTGCGCGGCCTGTGGGGCGGGCCGTGGCTGATGGATATGAAGGGTCTGAGCCGCATCGAGGCCGGCAATGTGCTCGGCCTGTTCACGCTGGCGATGATCATTGGCCCGGCCTGTATCGGCGCGATCGATCGCAGGTTCGGGCATCGCCGCACCATGGTGGCGTCGACCCATGCCGTCGCCGCGCTGCTGCTGGTGCTGATGGCCGCCGGCGCGCCGCATTTCCTGGTCTCGAACCTGCTCGGCGTCGCCGTGATGCCGGTGCGGTATGATCTGGTGCTGCTGATCCTGATCGGGTTTGCGACCTCGGCGCAGCCGCTGATCTACGGCATGACGCGGCAGCTCGTCGACGCCCAGAACACCGGCAAGGCGCTGTCGTCGGTCAATCTTGCGTTCTTCCTCGGCGCGGCGCTGCTGCAGTTCAGCACGGCCGGCGTTGCGGCACTGTTCGGGCTGCCCGCGGTGCTGCTGTTCATCGCCGGCGCGCTGGTGATCGGGATCGTGCTGTTCCTGATTTACACCAGGGCTGCCACTGCCTAG
- a CDS encoding anti-sigma factor family protein, with product MSNRPITEDDLHAYVDRALEPEREAEIIAYLEKHPDMAKRIAAYSDERNLLRSVLLPITEEPLPPQLNLARMIERPRRRPSSFRWAIAAMLMLSIGGLGGWVIRGAAQVPAGGLAALAEEASDSYKVYASDRTRPVELRDSTELVQWVSNRLRQPVKLPDLSKSGYRLMGGRVVPTAHGPAAMFMYDDDHGERLVVLTRPMTSDQNAPMAAHSGGDIAGFSWADGGTGYSLVGPRGVDSLRPLANEIRKQAQTI from the coding sequence ATGAGCAATCGACCCATTACCGAAGACGATCTGCATGCCTATGTGGATCGCGCGCTGGAGCCGGAGCGCGAGGCGGAAATCATTGCGTATCTGGAAAAGCATCCTGATATGGCCAAGCGCATCGCCGCCTACTCCGACGAGCGTAACCTTCTGCGATCGGTACTGCTGCCGATCACCGAAGAACCGCTGCCGCCGCAGCTCAACCTCGCCAGGATGATCGAGCGCCCGCGCCGCCGCCCCTCGTCGTTCCGCTGGGCGATCGCAGCGATGCTGATGCTCTCGATCGGCGGCCTCGGCGGATGGGTGATCCGTGGCGCGGCACAGGTGCCTGCCGGCGGGCTTGCAGCACTGGCTGAAGAAGCAAGCGATTCCTACAAGGTGTACGCCTCCGACCGCACGCGGCCGGTCGAACTGCGCGACAGCACCGAGCTTGTGCAATGGGTGTCCAACAGGTTGCGTCAGCCGGTCAAGCTGCCGGATCTGAGCAAGTCGGGATATCGTTTGATGGGCGGACGGGTGGTGCCGACGGCGCACGGTCCGGCGGCCATGTTCATGTACGATGATGATCACGGCGAGCGGCTTGTGGTCCTGACCCGTCCGATGACGTCGGATCAGAACGCGCCGATGGCCGCGCATTCGGGTGGCGACATCGCAGGTTTCTCGTGGGCGGACGGCGGCACGGGCTATAGCCTCGTCGGGCCGCGCGGGGTCGATTCCTTGCGGCCGCTTGCCAATGAAATTCGCAAGCAGGCGCAGACGATCTAA
- a CDS encoding ABC transporter substrate-binding protein: MMSTDNKKTVMDRRTLLRAGAAAAFAAPLGAYGAQAFAPRPVASAIDFSEFPICKTASDAPPLAGSSRKLKLSWNAGAVCLAPLPVAIDHGFFQKQNLDVELVNYSGSTDQLLEAIATGKSDAGLGMALRWLKPLEQGFDVKIAAGTHGGCMRVLTRTNSGVDRLADLKGKIVAVGDLAGPDKNFFSIQLSKLGIDPVKDVDWRAYPGNLLNVAVEKGEVQAFLSSDPLAYLWLKDTQYKEVASNLDGEYRDKSCCIVGLRGSLVREEPHVARAITQALLDAAMFTSQNPDKAAKSFQPYAPKAASLADLEAMARYHTHHHHPTGEVLKRELKGYADDLKSVQVFKQSTDTAKFAERIYVDVFSV, translated from the coding sequence ATGATGTCGACGGATAACAAGAAGACGGTGATGGATCGCCGCACATTGCTGCGCGCGGGCGCCGCCGCAGCCTTTGCCGCGCCGCTCGGCGCCTATGGCGCGCAGGCCTTCGCGCCGCGCCCGGTCGCATCGGCGATCGACTTCTCCGAATTCCCGATCTGCAAGACCGCCTCCGATGCGCCGCCGCTGGCAGGCAGCTCGCGCAAGCTGAAGCTGTCCTGGAACGCCGGCGCGGTCTGCCTCGCGCCGCTGCCGGTCGCCATCGACCATGGCTTCTTCCAGAAGCAGAATCTCGACGTCGAGCTCGTCAACTATTCAGGTTCGACCGACCAGCTGCTGGAGGCGATCGCCACCGGCAAGAGCGACGCCGGTCTCGGCATGGCGCTGCGCTGGCTCAAGCCCTTGGAGCAGGGCTTCGACGTCAAGATCGCCGCCGGCACGCATGGCGGCTGCATGCGCGTCTTGACCCGCACCAATTCCGGCGTCGACAGGCTCGCCGATCTCAAGGGCAAGATCGTCGCGGTCGGTGATCTCGCCGGTCCTGACAAGAATTTCTTCTCGATCCAGCTCTCCAAGCTCGGCATCGACCCGGTCAAGGATGTCGACTGGCGCGCCTATCCCGGCAATCTCCTGAACGTCGCGGTCGAAAAGGGCGAGGTGCAGGCCTTCCTGTCGTCGGACCCGCTCGCCTATCTCTGGCTGAAGGACACGCAGTACAAGGAGGTCGCCTCCAACCTCGACGGCGAGTACCGCGACAAGAGCTGCTGCATCGTCGGCCTGCGCGGCAGTCTGGTGCGGGAAGAACCCCACGTCGCGCGCGCCATCACCCAGGCGCTGCTCGATGCCGCGATGTTCACCTCGCAGAATCCGGACAAGGCGGCAAAGTCGTTCCAGCCCTATGCGCCGAAGGCGGCGAGCCTCGCTGATCTCGAGGCGATGGCGCGTTACCACACCCATCACCATCATCCCACCGGCGAAGTGCTCAAGCGCGAGCTCAAGGGCTACGCCGACGACCTGAAATCGGTGCAGGTGTTCAAGCAGAGCACCGACACGGCCAAATTCGCGGAGCGGATCTATGTCGACGTATTCAGTGTCTGA
- a CDS encoding ABC transporter ATP-binding protein, translated as MVVQSAAEAITYPAVGAELDIEGVSHVFDIDGAVLPVLDNVSLSIAAGEFVALLGPSGCGKSTLLRLVAGLEKPRSGSLREDEVRISGPHPSRVVVFQDPTLFPWRSVWDNVALGLEAQGILKAQRHRVDAVIELVGLSSFRNAYPHQLSGGMAQRVALARALVNDPKILVLDEPLGKLDSLTRIAMQAELVALWQRKGFTTLLVTHDVEEALVLANRVIVLSDRPARIKADIAVTRPYPRHRGDPYLADLRKQILGLLGLEATW; from the coding sequence ATGGTAGTGCAATCCGCCGCCGAGGCGATCACCTATCCTGCCGTCGGCGCCGAGCTCGATATCGAAGGCGTCAGCCACGTCTTCGACATCGACGGTGCGGTGCTTCCCGTGCTCGACAATGTCAGCCTTTCGATCGCGGCCGGCGAGTTCGTGGCGCTGCTCGGCCCGTCCGGCTGCGGCAAGTCGACATTGCTGCGGCTGGTCGCCGGGCTGGAGAAGCCGCGCAGCGGCTCGCTGCGCGAGGATGAAGTCCGCATCAGTGGCCCGCATCCCTCGCGTGTCGTCGTGTTCCAGGATCCGACGCTGTTTCCCTGGCGTTCGGTGTGGGACAATGTGGCGCTCGGGCTGGAAGCGCAGGGCATCCTGAAGGCGCAGCGGCACCGGGTCGATGCCGTGATCGAGCTGGTCGGGCTGTCGTCGTTCCGCAATGCCTATCCGCACCAGCTCTCCGGCGGCATGGCGCAACGCGTGGCGCTGGCGCGTGCGCTGGTCAACGATCCGAAGATCCTGGTGCTCGACGAGCCGCTCGGCAAGCTCGACTCGCTGACGCGGATCGCGATGCAGGCCGAGCTGGTGGCGCTGTGGCAGCGCAAGGGTTTTACCACGCTGCTGGTCACCCATGACGTCGAGGAAGCGCTGGTGCTCGCCAACCGCGTCATCGTGCTCTCCGACCGGCCGGCGCGGATCAAGGCCGATATCGCCGTCACCCGGCCATACCCGCGGCATCGCGGCGATCCCTATCTGGCCGATCTGCGCAAGCAGATCCTCGGGCTGCTCGGACTGGAGGCGACATGGTGA